A stretch of the Macaca thibetana thibetana isolate TM-01 chromosome X, ASM2454274v1, whole genome shotgun sequence genome encodes the following:
- the SCML1 gene encoding sex comb on midleg-like protein 1 isoform X5: MSKGPLISEIGLCNLLKVKFKPSTFLLVLSFILPFNLLINLPQVKTRIPTYDEDDDTILYAYETKPDFVNKQEPNTVSDASCNTEEQQKTVNDVLIHCQVIYDAMQNLDKKIDVIRRKVSKIQRFRARSLWTNRKRYGYKNYSYQLAKKLKRQKMKKNEVHESFSYPESYSPTLPVSRRENNSPSNLPRPSFRMEEYQRAEPEEDPILSRTPSPVHPSDFSEHNYQPYYASDGAMHGSSSGPCLGNPGANSIYNTYSTDHASAAQPSVTSSPFENDRYIEEGSITKHPSTWSVEAVVLFLKQTDPLALCPLVDLFRSHEIDGKALLLLTSDVLLKHLGVKLGTAVKLCYYIDRLKQGKCFEN, translated from the exons ATGAGCAAAGGTCCTTTGATATCAGAAATAGGCCTTTGTAACCTCTTGAAAGTGAAATTTAAACCCTCAACTTTTCTTTTAGTTCTGTCTTTCATCCTTCCTTTTAATTTGTTGATAAATCTTCCTCAGGTAAAAACAAGAATACCTACTTATGATGAAGATGACGACACTATTCTTTATGCATATGAAACAAAACCTGATTTTGTCAATAAA caggAACCGAATACTGTATCTGATGCATCCTGTAATACTGAAGAGCAACAGAAGACAGTTAATGATGTCCTTATCCATTGCCAG GTTATATATGATGCTATGCAAAACCTGGATAAGAAGATTGATGTGATTCGTAGAAAGGTTTCAAAAATCCAACGTTTCCGTGCAAGATCCCTGTGGACAAACCGT AAGCGATACGgatacaaaaattattcttacCAGCTTGCTAAAAAGCTGAAACgccagaaaatgaagaaaaatgaggtTCACGAGTCATTCTCCTACCCTGAAAGTTATAGCCCCACTTTGCCAGTGTCAAGGCGTGAGAATAATTCCCCGAGCAACCTTCCAAGGCCATCCTTTCGCATGGAAGAATACCAGCGAGCTGAGCCGGAGGAGGACCCGATCCTCAGCCGCACTCCGAGTCCAGTGCATCCCTCAGATTTCTCCGAGCATAATTATCAGCCGTATTATGCATCTGATGGTGCAATGCATGGTTCTTCTTCAGGGCCCTGCCTTGGCAACCCTGGGGCTAACAGCATCTACAACACTTACTCGACTGACCATGCTTCTGCAGCACAACCTTCAG TTACAAGCTCACCATTTGAAAATGACCGTTATATAGAGGAAGGAAGCATCACTAAGCACCCTTCAACCTGGTCGGTGGAAGCAGTGGTcctatttctaaaacaaacagATCCTCTTGCATTATGCCCTCTTGTCGACCTCTTCAGAAGCCAT GAAATTGATGGGAAGGCTCTGCTCCTACTCACGAGCGACGTGTTGCTGAAGCACTTGGGGGTGAAGCTGGGAACGGCTGTGAAGCTATGCTACTACATTGACCGACTTAAACaaggaaaatgctttgaaaattga
- the SCML1 gene encoding sex comb on midleg-like protein 1 isoform X2, translating to MSKGPLISEIGLCNLLKVKFKPSTFLLVLSFILPFNLLINLPQVKTRIPTYDEDDDTILYAYETKPDFVNKEPNTVSDASCNTEEQQKTVNDVLIHCQVIYDAMQNLDKKIDVIRRKVSKIQRFRARSLWTNRKRYGYKNYSYQLAKKLKRQKMKKNEVHESFSYPESYSPTLPVSRRENNSPSNLPRPSFRMEEYQRAEPEEDPILSRTPSPVHPSDFSEHNYQPYYASDGAMHGSSSGPCLGNPGANSIYNTYSTDHASAAQPSGMLAQGEPSLVHAPEMMSYSALMENRYTGSSLCFPSGFVTSSPFENDRYIEEGSITKHPSTWSVEAVVLFLKQTDPLALCPLVDLFRSHEIDGKALLLLTSDVLLKHLGVKLGTAVKLCYYIDRLKQGKCFEN from the exons ATGAGCAAAGGTCCTTTGATATCAGAAATAGGCCTTTGTAACCTCTTGAAAGTGAAATTTAAACCCTCAACTTTTCTTTTAGTTCTGTCTTTCATCCTTCCTTTTAATTTGTTGATAAATCTTCCTCAGGTAAAAACAAGAATACCTACTTATGATGAAGATGACGACACTATTCTTTATGCATATGAAACAAAACCTGATTTTGTCAATAAA gAACCGAATACTGTATCTGATGCATCCTGTAATACTGAAGAGCAACAGAAGACAGTTAATGATGTCCTTATCCATTGCCAG GTTATATATGATGCTATGCAAAACCTGGATAAGAAGATTGATGTGATTCGTAGAAAGGTTTCAAAAATCCAACGTTTCCGTGCAAGATCCCTGTGGACAAACCGT AAGCGATACGgatacaaaaattattcttacCAGCTTGCTAAAAAGCTGAAACgccagaaaatgaagaaaaatgaggtTCACGAGTCATTCTCCTACCCTGAAAGTTATAGCCCCACTTTGCCAGTGTCAAGGCGTGAGAATAATTCCCCGAGCAACCTTCCAAGGCCATCCTTTCGCATGGAAGAATACCAGCGAGCTGAGCCGGAGGAGGACCCGATCCTCAGCCGCACTCCGAGTCCAGTGCATCCCTCAGATTTCTCCGAGCATAATTATCAGCCGTATTATGCATCTGATGGTGCAATGCATGGTTCTTCTTCAGGGCCCTGCCTTGGCAACCCTGGGGCTAACAGCATCTACAACACTTACTCGACTGACCATGCTTCTGCAGCACAACCTTCAGGTATGCTGGCCCAGGGAGAGCCCAGTTTGGTACATGCCCCTGAGATGATGAGTTACTCAGCTTTGATGGAGAATAGGTACACTGGATCATCTCTCTGCTTCCCTTCTGGTTTTG TTACAAGCTCACCATTTGAAAATGACCGTTATATAGAGGAAGGAAGCATCACTAAGCACCCTTCAACCTGGTCGGTGGAAGCAGTGGTcctatttctaaaacaaacagATCCTCTTGCATTATGCCCTCTTGTCGACCTCTTCAGAAGCCAT GAAATTGATGGGAAGGCTCTGCTCCTACTCACGAGCGACGTGTTGCTGAAGCACTTGGGGGTGAAGCTGGGAACGGCTGTGAAGCTATGCTACTACATTGACCGACTTAAACaaggaaaatgctttgaaaattga
- the SCML1 gene encoding sex comb on midleg-like protein 1 isoform X1 produces MSKGPLISEIGLCNLLKVKFKPSTFLLVLSFILPFNLLINLPQVKTRIPTYDEDDDTILYAYETKPDFVNKQEPNTVSDASCNTEEQQKTVNDVLIHCQVIYDAMQNLDKKIDVIRRKVSKIQRFRARSLWTNRKRYGYKNYSYQLAKKLKRQKMKKNEVHESFSYPESYSPTLPVSRRENNSPSNLPRPSFRMEEYQRAEPEEDPILSRTPSPVHPSDFSEHNYQPYYASDGAMHGSSSGPCLGNPGANSIYNTYSTDHASAAQPSGMLAQGEPSLVHAPEMMSYSALMENRYTGSSLCFPSGFVTSSPFENDRYIEEGSITKHPSTWSVEAVVLFLKQTDPLALCPLVDLFRSHEIDGKALLLLTSDVLLKHLGVKLGTAVKLCYYIDRLKQGKCFEN; encoded by the exons ATGAGCAAAGGTCCTTTGATATCAGAAATAGGCCTTTGTAACCTCTTGAAAGTGAAATTTAAACCCTCAACTTTTCTTTTAGTTCTGTCTTTCATCCTTCCTTTTAATTTGTTGATAAATCTTCCTCAGGTAAAAACAAGAATACCTACTTATGATGAAGATGACGACACTATTCTTTATGCATATGAAACAAAACCTGATTTTGTCAATAAA caggAACCGAATACTGTATCTGATGCATCCTGTAATACTGAAGAGCAACAGAAGACAGTTAATGATGTCCTTATCCATTGCCAG GTTATATATGATGCTATGCAAAACCTGGATAAGAAGATTGATGTGATTCGTAGAAAGGTTTCAAAAATCCAACGTTTCCGTGCAAGATCCCTGTGGACAAACCGT AAGCGATACGgatacaaaaattattcttacCAGCTTGCTAAAAAGCTGAAACgccagaaaatgaagaaaaatgaggtTCACGAGTCATTCTCCTACCCTGAAAGTTATAGCCCCACTTTGCCAGTGTCAAGGCGTGAGAATAATTCCCCGAGCAACCTTCCAAGGCCATCCTTTCGCATGGAAGAATACCAGCGAGCTGAGCCGGAGGAGGACCCGATCCTCAGCCGCACTCCGAGTCCAGTGCATCCCTCAGATTTCTCCGAGCATAATTATCAGCCGTATTATGCATCTGATGGTGCAATGCATGGTTCTTCTTCAGGGCCCTGCCTTGGCAACCCTGGGGCTAACAGCATCTACAACACTTACTCGACTGACCATGCTTCTGCAGCACAACCTTCAGGTATGCTGGCCCAGGGAGAGCCCAGTTTGGTACATGCCCCTGAGATGATGAGTTACTCAGCTTTGATGGAGAATAGGTACACTGGATCATCTCTCTGCTTCCCTTCTGGTTTTG TTACAAGCTCACCATTTGAAAATGACCGTTATATAGAGGAAGGAAGCATCACTAAGCACCCTTCAACCTGGTCGGTGGAAGCAGTGGTcctatttctaaaacaaacagATCCTCTTGCATTATGCCCTCTTGTCGACCTCTTCAGAAGCCAT GAAATTGATGGGAAGGCTCTGCTCCTACTCACGAGCGACGTGTTGCTGAAGCACTTGGGGGTGAAGCTGGGAACGGCTGTGAAGCTATGCTACTACATTGACCGACTTAAACaaggaaaatgctttgaaaattga
- the SCML1 gene encoding sex comb on midleg-like protein 1 isoform X6, which produces MMSSSSSEIDVVKTRIPTYDEDDDTILYAYETKPDFVNKEPNTVSDASCNTEEQQKTVNDVLIHCQVIYDAMQNLDKKIDVIRRKVSKIQRFRARSLWTNRKRYGYKNYSYQLAKKLKRQKMKKNEVHESFSYPESYSPTLPVSRRENNSPSNLPRPSFRMEEYQRAEPEEDPILSRTPSPVHPSDFSEHNYQPYYASDGAMHGSSSGPCLGNPGANSIYNTYSTDHASAAQPSVTSSPFENDRYIEEGSITKHPSTWSVEAVVLFLKQTDPLALCPLVDLFRSHEIDGKALLLLTSDVLLKHLGVKLGTAVKLCYYIDRLKQGKCFEN; this is translated from the exons GTAAAAACAAGAATACCTACTTATGATGAAGATGACGACACTATTCTTTATGCATATGAAACAAAACCTGATTTTGTCAATAAA gAACCGAATACTGTATCTGATGCATCCTGTAATACTGAAGAGCAACAGAAGACAGTTAATGATGTCCTTATCCATTGCCAG GTTATATATGATGCTATGCAAAACCTGGATAAGAAGATTGATGTGATTCGTAGAAAGGTTTCAAAAATCCAACGTTTCCGTGCAAGATCCCTGTGGACAAACCGT AAGCGATACGgatacaaaaattattcttacCAGCTTGCTAAAAAGCTGAAACgccagaaaatgaagaaaaatgaggtTCACGAGTCATTCTCCTACCCTGAAAGTTATAGCCCCACTTTGCCAGTGTCAAGGCGTGAGAATAATTCCCCGAGCAACCTTCCAAGGCCATCCTTTCGCATGGAAGAATACCAGCGAGCTGAGCCGGAGGAGGACCCGATCCTCAGCCGCACTCCGAGTCCAGTGCATCCCTCAGATTTCTCCGAGCATAATTATCAGCCGTATTATGCATCTGATGGTGCAATGCATGGTTCTTCTTCAGGGCCCTGCCTTGGCAACCCTGGGGCTAACAGCATCTACAACACTTACTCGACTGACCATGCTTCTGCAGCACAACCTTCAG TTACAAGCTCACCATTTGAAAATGACCGTTATATAGAGGAAGGAAGCATCACTAAGCACCCTTCAACCTGGTCGGTGGAAGCAGTGGTcctatttctaaaacaaacagATCCTCTTGCATTATGCCCTCTTGTCGACCTCTTCAGAAGCCAT GAAATTGATGGGAAGGCTCTGCTCCTACTCACGAGCGACGTGTTGCTGAAGCACTTGGGGGTGAAGCTGGGAACGGCTGTGAAGCTATGCTACTACATTGACCGACTTAAACaaggaaaatgctttgaaaattga
- the SCML1 gene encoding sex comb on midleg-like protein 1 isoform X4 has product MMSSSSSEIDVVKTRIPTYDEDDDTILYAYETKPDFVNKEPNTVSDASCNTEEQQKTVNDVLIHCQVIYDAMQNLDKKIDVIRRKVSKIQRFRARSLWTNRKRYGYKNYSYQLAKKLKRQKMKKNEVHESFSYPESYSPTLPVSRRENNSPSNLPRPSFRMEEYQRAEPEEDPILSRTPSPVHPSDFSEHNYQPYYASDGAMHGSSSGPCLGNPGANSIYNTYSTDHASAAQPSGMLAQGEPSLVHAPEMMSYSALMENRYTGSSLCFPSGFVTSSPFENDRYIEEGSITKHPSTWSVEAVVLFLKQTDPLALCPLVDLFRSHEIDGKALLLLTSDVLLKHLGVKLGTAVKLCYYIDRLKQGKCFEN; this is encoded by the exons GTAAAAACAAGAATACCTACTTATGATGAAGATGACGACACTATTCTTTATGCATATGAAACAAAACCTGATTTTGTCAATAAA gAACCGAATACTGTATCTGATGCATCCTGTAATACTGAAGAGCAACAGAAGACAGTTAATGATGTCCTTATCCATTGCCAG GTTATATATGATGCTATGCAAAACCTGGATAAGAAGATTGATGTGATTCGTAGAAAGGTTTCAAAAATCCAACGTTTCCGTGCAAGATCCCTGTGGACAAACCGT AAGCGATACGgatacaaaaattattcttacCAGCTTGCTAAAAAGCTGAAACgccagaaaatgaagaaaaatgaggtTCACGAGTCATTCTCCTACCCTGAAAGTTATAGCCCCACTTTGCCAGTGTCAAGGCGTGAGAATAATTCCCCGAGCAACCTTCCAAGGCCATCCTTTCGCATGGAAGAATACCAGCGAGCTGAGCCGGAGGAGGACCCGATCCTCAGCCGCACTCCGAGTCCAGTGCATCCCTCAGATTTCTCCGAGCATAATTATCAGCCGTATTATGCATCTGATGGTGCAATGCATGGTTCTTCTTCAGGGCCCTGCCTTGGCAACCCTGGGGCTAACAGCATCTACAACACTTACTCGACTGACCATGCTTCTGCAGCACAACCTTCAGGTATGCTGGCCCAGGGAGAGCCCAGTTTGGTACATGCCCCTGAGATGATGAGTTACTCAGCTTTGATGGAGAATAGGTACACTGGATCATCTCTCTGCTTCCCTTCTGGTTTTG TTACAAGCTCACCATTTGAAAATGACCGTTATATAGAGGAAGGAAGCATCACTAAGCACCCTTCAACCTGGTCGGTGGAAGCAGTGGTcctatttctaaaacaaacagATCCTCTTGCATTATGCCCTCTTGTCGACCTCTTCAGAAGCCAT GAAATTGATGGGAAGGCTCTGCTCCTACTCACGAGCGACGTGTTGCTGAAGCACTTGGGGGTGAAGCTGGGAACGGCTGTGAAGCTATGCTACTACATTGACCGACTTAAACaaggaaaatgctttgaaaattga
- the SCML1 gene encoding sex comb on midleg-like protein 1 isoform X3 → MMSSSSSEIDVVKTRIPTYDEDDDTILYAYETKPDFVNKQEPNTVSDASCNTEEQQKTVNDVLIHCQVIYDAMQNLDKKIDVIRRKVSKIQRFRARSLWTNRKRYGYKNYSYQLAKKLKRQKMKKNEVHESFSYPESYSPTLPVSRRENNSPSNLPRPSFRMEEYQRAEPEEDPILSRTPSPVHPSDFSEHNYQPYYASDGAMHGSSSGPCLGNPGANSIYNTYSTDHASAAQPSGMLAQGEPSLVHAPEMMSYSALMENRYTGSSLCFPSGFVTSSPFENDRYIEEGSITKHPSTWSVEAVVLFLKQTDPLALCPLVDLFRSHEIDGKALLLLTSDVLLKHLGVKLGTAVKLCYYIDRLKQGKCFEN, encoded by the exons GTAAAAACAAGAATACCTACTTATGATGAAGATGACGACACTATTCTTTATGCATATGAAACAAAACCTGATTTTGTCAATAAA caggAACCGAATACTGTATCTGATGCATCCTGTAATACTGAAGAGCAACAGAAGACAGTTAATGATGTCCTTATCCATTGCCAG GTTATATATGATGCTATGCAAAACCTGGATAAGAAGATTGATGTGATTCGTAGAAAGGTTTCAAAAATCCAACGTTTCCGTGCAAGATCCCTGTGGACAAACCGT AAGCGATACGgatacaaaaattattcttacCAGCTTGCTAAAAAGCTGAAACgccagaaaatgaagaaaaatgaggtTCACGAGTCATTCTCCTACCCTGAAAGTTATAGCCCCACTTTGCCAGTGTCAAGGCGTGAGAATAATTCCCCGAGCAACCTTCCAAGGCCATCCTTTCGCATGGAAGAATACCAGCGAGCTGAGCCGGAGGAGGACCCGATCCTCAGCCGCACTCCGAGTCCAGTGCATCCCTCAGATTTCTCCGAGCATAATTATCAGCCGTATTATGCATCTGATGGTGCAATGCATGGTTCTTCTTCAGGGCCCTGCCTTGGCAACCCTGGGGCTAACAGCATCTACAACACTTACTCGACTGACCATGCTTCTGCAGCACAACCTTCAGGTATGCTGGCCCAGGGAGAGCCCAGTTTGGTACATGCCCCTGAGATGATGAGTTACTCAGCTTTGATGGAGAATAGGTACACTGGATCATCTCTCTGCTTCCCTTCTGGTTTTG TTACAAGCTCACCATTTGAAAATGACCGTTATATAGAGGAAGGAAGCATCACTAAGCACCCTTCAACCTGGTCGGTGGAAGCAGTGGTcctatttctaaaacaaacagATCCTCTTGCATTATGCCCTCTTGTCGACCTCTTCAGAAGCCAT GAAATTGATGGGAAGGCTCTGCTCCTACTCACGAGCGACGTGTTGCTGAAGCACTTGGGGGTGAAGCTGGGAACGGCTGTGAAGCTATGCTACTACATTGACCGACTTAAACaaggaaaatgctttgaaaattga
- the SCML1 gene encoding sex comb on midleg-like protein 1 isoform X7: MQNLDKKIDVIRRKVSKIQRFRARSLWTNRKRYGYKNYSYQLAKKLKRQKMKKNEVHESFSYPESYSPTLPVSRRENNSPSNLPRPSFRMEEYQRAEPEEDPILSRTPSPVHPSDFSEHNYQPYYASDGAMHGSSSGPCLGNPGANSIYNTYSTDHASAAQPSGMLAQGEPSLVHAPEMMSYSALMENRYTGSSLCFPSGFVTSSPFENDRYIEEGSITKHPSTWSVEAVVLFLKQTDPLALCPLVDLFRSHEIDGKALLLLTSDVLLKHLGVKLGTAVKLCYYIDRLKQGKCFEN, from the exons ATGCAAAACCTGGATAAGAAGATTGATGTGATTCGTAGAAAGGTTTCAAAAATCCAACGTTTCCGTGCAAGATCCCTGTGGACAAACCGT AAGCGATACGgatacaaaaattattcttacCAGCTTGCTAAAAAGCTGAAACgccagaaaatgaagaaaaatgaggtTCACGAGTCATTCTCCTACCCTGAAAGTTATAGCCCCACTTTGCCAGTGTCAAGGCGTGAGAATAATTCCCCGAGCAACCTTCCAAGGCCATCCTTTCGCATGGAAGAATACCAGCGAGCTGAGCCGGAGGAGGACCCGATCCTCAGCCGCACTCCGAGTCCAGTGCATCCCTCAGATTTCTCCGAGCATAATTATCAGCCGTATTATGCATCTGATGGTGCAATGCATGGTTCTTCTTCAGGGCCCTGCCTTGGCAACCCTGGGGCTAACAGCATCTACAACACTTACTCGACTGACCATGCTTCTGCAGCACAACCTTCAGGTATGCTGGCCCAGGGAGAGCCCAGTTTGGTACATGCCCCTGAGATGATGAGTTACTCAGCTTTGATGGAGAATAGGTACACTGGATCATCTCTCTGCTTCCCTTCTGGTTTTG TTACAAGCTCACCATTTGAAAATGACCGTTATATAGAGGAAGGAAGCATCACTAAGCACCCTTCAACCTGGTCGGTGGAAGCAGTGGTcctatttctaaaacaaacagATCCTCTTGCATTATGCCCTCTTGTCGACCTCTTCAGAAGCCAT GAAATTGATGGGAAGGCTCTGCTCCTACTCACGAGCGACGTGTTGCTGAAGCACTTGGGGGTGAAGCTGGGAACGGCTGTGAAGCTATGCTACTACATTGACCGACTTAAACaaggaaaatgctttgaaaattga